A single window of Acetohalobium arabaticum DSM 5501 DNA harbors:
- a CDS encoding dihydroorotate dehydrogenase electron transfer subunit: MSRQINGDILANERINESDYRLVLSLPEIIDEVKPGQFLHVKCGPGVDPLLRRPLSIHQCNRDKGEIVLLYRVFGRGTELLATREVGEELDIMGPLGNGFDLTELKEKILVVGGGIGSAPLMALIERLVKLNKEVTVLIGAQNKEQLLCQDELTDLPVDFKTATNDGSAGYEGYVTGLLEQELEANEYEQIFACGPTPMLKAMQPLVSKKNIEMQLSLEERMGCGTGACLSCVCKVKVENEEGFEYRKACTDGPVFKASEVIFDE, from the coding sequence ATGTCCAGACAGATTAACGGAGATATTTTAGCCAATGAACGGATAAATGAGTCTGATTATAGATTGGTGCTGTCGCTGCCGGAGATTATTGATGAGGTCAAGCCGGGCCAGTTTCTGCATGTTAAATGCGGCCCGGGAGTAGACCCGCTCTTGCGGCGGCCGCTCAGTATTCATCAGTGTAACCGAGATAAAGGAGAGATAGTACTGCTCTACCGTGTCTTCGGTAGAGGAACTGAGCTGTTGGCTACAAGAGAGGTTGGCGAAGAGCTGGATATCATGGGACCGTTAGGCAACGGCTTCGATTTAACAGAACTTAAAGAGAAGATTTTAGTCGTCGGTGGAGGTATCGGTTCGGCCCCGCTGATGGCTCTGATTGAAAGGTTAGTTAAGCTGAACAAAGAGGTAACGGTGCTGATAGGAGCCCAAAATAAAGAACAGCTGCTCTGTCAGGATGAGTTAACAGATCTACCGGTGGACTTCAAGACTGCTACTAATGACGGCAGTGCTGGCTATGAAGGCTATGTAACGGGGCTTTTAGAGCAGGAACTAGAAGCGAATGAATATGAACAGATCTTTGCTTGTGGACCAACACCGATGCTAAAGGCTATGCAGCCTTTGGTTAGCAAGAAAAATATAGAGATGCAGCTTTCGCTGGAAGAGAGAATGGGCTGTGGAACTGGAGCCTGTCTTTCCTGTGTTTGTAAAGTGAAAGTAGAAAATGAAGAAGGCTTTGAGTACCGCAAGGCTTGTACTGACGGTCCGGTCTTTAAGGCTAGCGAGGTGATTTTTGATGAGTAA